The genomic DNA CGAAGGGCTTCGGGAAAAGGTCGCCCTGATACCGTTATACACGTTAATTACTCGACTGCTCCCGCAATTTCCTCTAGGGGGGGTGCAGTGGCTACCGTCACAGCCCCGCCCGTACGAATGCGCGCCTCAATCTCGTCGGCGAGTTCGGGGTGCTCCTCCAGGAAAGTGCGGGCGTTCTCTCGTCCCTGCCCCAAGCGAATATCACCGTAGGTAAACCACGTGCCCGACTTGGTAATGATACCGCTTTCCACGCCGAGGTCCAGGATGCCGCCCACGCGTGAAATGCCCTTGCCGAAGATGATATCGAACTCTGCCTGCTTGAAGGGAGGCGCCACTTTGTTTTTGACCACTTTTACCCGTGTGCGTGCGCCGATAACTTCGGTGCCCTGCTTGATGGTATCTACACGGCGTATCTCGAGACGCACGCTTGCCCAGAACTTGAGCGCACGCCCACCTGGGGTGGTTTCGGGGTTGCCGTAGGCGATACCGATTTTCTCACGCAGTTGGTTGATGAAAATGGCTACCGTGCCTGTCTTGGACACCGAGCCACCGATTTTGCGCAGCGCCTGGCTCATCAGCCGCGCCTGCATCCCCACGTGCGCATCACCCATATCACCCTCGAT from Armatimonadota bacterium includes the following:
- the recA gene encoding protein RecA, producing MEIAQKQKVLEQALTQIEKQFGKGSVMRLGDAAKMQIEAIPTGSIALDMAIGVGGVPRGRIIEIYGTESSGKTTLALQIIAEAQKRGGICAFVDAEHALDPEYARAIGVQVDQLYVSQPGTGEEALEIMDALIRTGAIDVVVLDSVAALVPRAEIEGDMGDAHVGMQARLMSQALRKIGGSVSKTGTVAIFINQLREKIGIAYGNPETTPGGRALKFWASVRLEIRRVDTIKQGTEVIGARTRVKVVKNKVAPPFKQAEFDIIFGKGISRVGGILDLGVESGIITKSGTWFTYGDIRLGQGRENARTFLEEHPELADEIEARIRTGGAVTVATAPPLEEIAGAVE